One region of Phragmites australis chromosome 18, lpPhrAust1.1, whole genome shotgun sequence genomic DNA includes:
- the LOC133898592 gene encoding uncharacterized protein LOC133898592 has product MGHSSMKPTFSPKRDLSSPRSSTILERRSSLTAASSPIAASSTVDSSPTAPPPPQPLPPPDASSPTAPQSAASSRRVATPPLDTSTPPRPWRLLPGRRLLPTPSPLPHLNAVPPPDVPPLLLLTR; this is encoded by the exons ATGGGGCATTCCAGTATGAAGCCCACCTTCTCCCCCAAGCGCGACCTGAGCAGTC CCCGCTCCTCCACCATCCTCGAGCGCCGCTCCTCCCTGACAGCCGCATCCTCCCCGATCGCCGCCTCCTCGACTGTTGACTCCTCCCCGActgcgccgcctcctccccagccgctgcctcctcctgaCGCCTCCTCCCCAACTGCACCTCAAagtgccgcctcctcccgacgcgtCGCCACTCCTCCTCTTGACACGTCGACTCCTCCCCGACCGTGGcgcctcctccccggccgccgcctcctcccgacgccttcTCCCCTGCCGCACCTCAATGCGGTGCCTCCTCCTGATGTGccaccgctcctcctcctgacgcgcTGA